The Dama dama isolate Ldn47 chromosome 25, ASM3311817v1, whole genome shotgun sequence genome window below encodes:
- the NSA2 gene encoding ribosome biogenesis protein NSA2 homolog has protein sequence MPQNEYIELHRKRYGYRLDYHEKKRKKEGREAHERSKKAKKMIGLKAKLYHKQRHAEKIQMKKTIKMHEKRNTKQKNDEKTPQGAVPAYLLDREGQSRAKVLSNMIKQKRKEKAGKWEVPLPKVRAQGETEVLKVIRTGKRKKKAWKRMVTKVCFVGDGFTRKPPKYERFIRPMGLRFKKAHVTHPELKATFCLPILGVKKNPSSPLYTTLGVITKGTVIEVNVSELGLVTQGGKVIWGKYAQVTNNPENDGCINAVLLV, from the exons ATG CCACAAAATGAATATATCGAGTTACACCGTAAGCGCTACGGATATCGTTTGGATTatcatgagaaaaagagaaagaaggaaggtcgAGAGGCTCATGAACGTTCAAAGAAGGCAAAAAAGATGATTGGTCTGAAAGCTAAGCTCTACCATAAACAGCGCCATGCtgagaaaatacaaatgaaaaagac TATTAAGATGCATGAAAAGAGAAACACCAAACAGAAGAATGATGAAAAGACTCCACAAGGAGCAGTACCTGCATATCTACTGGACCGAGAAGGACAGTCTCGAGCTAAAGTACTTTCCAATATGATTAAACAGAAACGAAAAGAGAAAGCG GGAAAATGGGAGGTCCCTCTGCCCAAAGTTCGTGCCCAGGGAGAAACAGAAGTATTAAAAGTTATTCgaacaggaaagagaaagaagaaagcctgGAAGAGGATGGTTACCAAAGTCTGCTTTGTTGGAGATGGCTTTACTCGAAAACCACCTAAGTATGAAAGATTCATTAGGCCAATG GGATTACGTTTCAAGAAGGCTCATGTAACACATCCTGAACTGAAAGCCACCTTTTGCTTGCCAATACTTGGTGTAAAGAAGAATCCCTCATCCCCACTGTATACAACTTTGGGTGTTATTACCAAAGGAACCGTCATTGAGGTGAACGTGAGTGAGTTGGGCCTTGTAACACAAGGAGGCAAAGTCATCTGGG GAAAATATGCCCAGGTTACCAATAATCCTGAAAATGACGGATGCATAAATGCAGTCTTACTGGTTTGA